A genomic region of Pseudoxanthomonas suwonensis contains the following coding sequences:
- a CDS encoding ANTAR domain-containing response regulator: MLRVLLVNDTDKPIAELEQALRAAGYEVLPHVAAAAGLLKAVQDRQPDVVILDVESPSRDTLEQLAMLHRHAPRPVVMFSADGDDALIRDALGAGVAAYVVDGLSPARLAPVLSVAMARFEQQSHARQRLDELERRLGDRKDIDRAKGLLMDRRGMSEAEAYAALRQQAMKQGLKLADVARRILAMADLLG; this comes from the coding sequence ATGCTTCGCGTCCTGCTGGTCAACGACACCGACAAGCCCATCGCCGAGCTGGAGCAGGCGCTGCGCGCGGCCGGCTACGAGGTGCTGCCGCACGTGGCCGCCGCCGCCGGCCTGCTCAAGGCGGTACAGGACCGGCAACCGGACGTGGTGATCCTCGACGTGGAGTCGCCTTCGCGCGACACCCTGGAGCAGCTGGCGATGCTCCACCGGCACGCGCCGCGCCCGGTGGTGATGTTCTCGGCCGACGGCGACGACGCGCTGATCCGAGACGCACTCGGCGCCGGCGTGGCCGCCTACGTGGTCGACGGCCTGTCGCCGGCGCGGCTGGCGCCGGTGCTCAGCGTTGCCATGGCCCGCTTCGAGCAGCAGTCGCACGCGCGGCAGCGCCTGGACGAACTGGAGCGCAGGCTGGGCGACCGCAAGGACATCGACCGCGCCAAGGGCCTGCTGATGGACCGCCGCGGCATGAGCGAGGCCGAGGCCTACGCCGCGCTGCGCCAGCAGGCGATGAAGCAGGGACTGAAACTGGCGGACGTGGCCCGCCGGATCCTGGCCATGGCCGACCTGTTGGGATGA
- a CDS encoding CmpA/NrtA family ABC transporter substrate-binding protein gives MTTNAQAATRALDVGFMPLLDAAPLVAAVRLGLDRKHGLELRLHRQASWATLRDRLLSGELDAAHVMAALVLAVQTGIGGPQADLAILMGLNRNGQAIALSPPLAEALAQGRPLAEALRALPRRPVFAQTFPTGTHALWLYHWLAAQGVDPMRDVEAVTLPPPQMPRALADGALDGFCAGEPWGEQAEATGAGRRVVRSGQLWPGHPEKVLACRRDFAALQPELATALTAAVLEACRWLDADPRHREQAAQWLAAPDAIGLPLDRLAAGLLPRAGDVPEQSLQFHADGAANLPRIADGRWFLEQFRRWRWLPPAADGGDEGTGDADADAWLADVYRLDVYHQAAEDVGVLLPAQDASLDRGRPQ, from the coding sequence ATGACGACGAACGCACAAGCCGCAACACGCGCGCTGGACGTGGGTTTCATGCCGCTGCTGGACGCCGCGCCGCTGGTCGCGGCGGTGCGGCTGGGCCTGGACCGCAAGCACGGGCTGGAACTGCGCCTGCACCGGCAGGCGTCGTGGGCCACGCTGCGCGACCGCCTGCTGTCGGGTGAACTGGACGCGGCGCACGTGATGGCGGCGCTGGTGCTGGCGGTGCAGACCGGCATCGGCGGCCCGCAAGCGGACCTGGCCATCCTCATGGGCCTGAACCGCAACGGCCAGGCCATCGCCCTGTCGCCGCCGCTGGCCGAGGCGCTGGCCCAGGGCCGGCCGTTGGCCGAGGCGTTGCGCGCGCTGCCGCGGCGGCCGGTGTTCGCGCAGACCTTCCCCACCGGCACCCACGCATTGTGGCTGTACCACTGGCTGGCCGCGCAGGGCGTGGATCCGATGCGCGACGTCGAGGCGGTGACGCTGCCGCCGCCGCAGATGCCGCGCGCGCTGGCCGACGGCGCGCTCGACGGCTTCTGCGCCGGCGAGCCCTGGGGCGAACAGGCCGAAGCGACCGGCGCCGGCCGCCGGGTGGTCCGCAGCGGGCAGCTGTGGCCCGGTCATCCGGAAAAGGTGCTGGCCTGCCGGCGCGACTTCGCCGCGCTGCAGCCGGAGCTGGCGACCGCGCTGACGGCCGCGGTGCTGGAAGCCTGCCGCTGGCTGGATGCCGACCCCCGCCACCGCGAACAGGCCGCGCAGTGGCTGGCGGCGCCGGATGCGATCGGCCTGCCGCTCGACCGGCTGGCCGCGGGCCTGCTGCCGCGTGCGGGCGACGTGCCGGAACAGTCGCTGCAATTCCATGCCGATGGCGCGGCGAACCTGCCGCGCATCGCCGACGGCCGCTGGTTCCTGGAGCAGTTCCGGCGTTGGCGCTGGCTGCCGCCGGCCGCCGATGGCGGGGACGAGGGTACCGGTGACGCCGATGCGGATGCGTGGCTCGCCGACGTCTACCGCCTGGACGTCTACCACCAGGCTGCGGAGGACGTGGGTGTGCTGCTGCCGGCGCAAGACGCATCATTGGATCGCGGCCGCCCGCAGTAA
- a CDS encoding nitric-oxide reductase large subunit — translation MNSTRKLWAGLAVLLIASFAALLWVGSEIHRQAPPMPERVVATDGTVVYTRQDIETGRQVWQSIGGQQLGSIWGHGGYVAPDWGADWLHREAEAILDLWATREHGVDGYKALDGATQAAYTHRVQALLRPNTWNAATGTITVDPDRAMAIRTVAGHYQLLFGNDPSTAALREAYAMRNNTVPDAEHRRQLTAFYWWAAWSSVTERPGSDITYTANWPHDELVGNTPPSNLFIWTVFSVLFLIAGIGLLGWHYAVSHGEEMVPVLPKSDPLAAIKVTPSMRATAKYFWVVMALFLVQILLGAITAHYQVEGQEAYGFALADILPYSLTRTWHTQLSVLWIATAWLGMGLYIGPAISGHEPRFQRLGVNVLWTCLLIIVIGAFTGQWLAVMQKLGLDKNFWFGHQGWEYVDLGRFWQWFLFIGLLLWLTLVGRALWPAMRTGTESRSIVGLLFLSVVAIGVFYAAGLMWGEHTHLSMVEYWRWWVVHLWVEGFFEVFAVAVIAFLFTRLGLLQTRTATIAVLFATIVFMAGGVLGTLHHLYFTGTPTAVIALGASFSALEVVPLAYVGFEAYHNYRLGKATPWMERYRWPIMFFLAVSFWNLVGAGLFGFLINPPLALYYMQGLNLTPTHGHTALFGVYGMLGIGLMLFCLRGLKPDVVWSERLLKTSFWSLNIGLAGMAAFTLLPLGILQLIAAIDHGYWYARSAEFMQQPIVDLLVWMRVPADTLFSVGALALAWFVFRLWVAPKREAPVPSATAVAAAAAIVPKH, via the coding sequence ATGAATTCCACCCGCAAGCTTTGGGCAGGCCTGGCGGTCCTGCTCATCGCCTCGTTCGCCGCCCTGCTCTGGGTCGGCAGCGAGATCCACCGCCAGGCCCCGCCCATGCCCGAACGGGTAGTCGCCACCGATGGCACCGTGGTCTACACCCGCCAGGACATCGAGACCGGCCGCCAGGTCTGGCAGTCGATCGGCGGCCAGCAGCTGGGCTCGATCTGGGGCCACGGCGGCTACGTCGCCCCGGACTGGGGCGCGGACTGGCTGCACCGCGAGGCCGAGGCGATCCTCGACCTGTGGGCCACGCGCGAGCACGGCGTCGACGGCTACAAGGCGCTGGACGGCGCCACCCAGGCCGCCTACACCCACCGCGTGCAGGCCCTGCTGCGCCCGAACACCTGGAACGCGGCCACCGGCACGATCACCGTCGACCCCGACCGCGCGATGGCCATCCGCACCGTCGCCGGCCACTACCAGCTCCTGTTCGGCAACGACCCGTCCACCGCGGCGCTGCGCGAGGCCTACGCCATGCGCAACAACACGGTGCCCGACGCCGAACACCGCCGCCAGCTGACCGCGTTCTACTGGTGGGCGGCGTGGTCCTCGGTCACCGAACGACCCGGCTCTGACATCACCTACACCGCCAACTGGCCGCACGACGAGCTGGTCGGCAACACCCCGCCGTCCAACCTGTTCATCTGGACGGTGTTCAGCGTGCTGTTCCTGATCGCCGGCATCGGCCTGCTCGGCTGGCACTACGCGGTCAGCCACGGCGAGGAAATGGTGCCGGTGCTGCCCAAGAGCGACCCGCTGGCCGCGATCAAGGTCACCCCGTCGATGCGCGCCACCGCCAAGTACTTCTGGGTGGTGATGGCGCTGTTCCTGGTGCAGATCCTGCTGGGCGCGATCACCGCGCACTACCAGGTCGAAGGCCAGGAGGCCTACGGCTTCGCCCTGGCCGACATCCTGCCCTACTCGCTCACCCGCACCTGGCACACGCAGCTGTCGGTGCTGTGGATCGCCACCGCCTGGCTGGGCATGGGCCTGTACATCGGCCCGGCGATCTCCGGGCACGAGCCAAGGTTCCAGCGGCTCGGCGTCAACGTGCTGTGGACCTGCCTGCTGATCATAGTGATAGGCGCCTTCACCGGGCAGTGGCTGGCGGTGATGCAGAAGCTGGGCCTGGACAAGAACTTCTGGTTCGGCCACCAGGGCTGGGAATACGTCGACCTGGGCCGCTTCTGGCAGTGGTTCCTGTTCATCGGCCTGCTGCTGTGGCTGACCCTGGTCGGCCGCGCGCTGTGGCCGGCCATGCGCACCGGCACCGAATCGCGCTCGATCGTGGGCCTGCTGTTCCTGTCGGTGGTCGCGATCGGCGTGTTCTACGCCGCCGGCCTGATGTGGGGCGAGCACACCCACCTGTCGATGGTCGAGTACTGGCGCTGGTGGGTCGTGCACCTGTGGGTGGAAGGCTTCTTCGAGGTGTTCGCGGTGGCGGTGATCGCCTTCCTGTTCACCCGCCTGGGCCTGTTGCAGACCCGCACCGCCACCATCGCGGTGCTGTTCGCCACCATCGTGTTCATGGCCGGCGGCGTGCTCGGCACCCTGCACCACCTGTACTTCACCGGCACGCCCACGGCGGTGATCGCGCTGGGCGCCAGCTTCTCGGCGCTGGAAGTGGTGCCGCTGGCCTACGTCGGTTTCGAGGCCTACCACAACTACAGGCTGGGCAAGGCCACGCCGTGGATGGAGCGCTACCGCTGGCCGATCATGTTCTTCCTGGCGGTCTCGTTCTGGAACCTGGTCGGCGCGGGTCTGTTCGGCTTCCTGATCAACCCGCCGCTGGCGCTGTACTACATGCAGGGCCTGAACCTGACCCCGACCCACGGCCACACCGCGCTGTTCGGCGTGTACGGCATGCTCGGCATCGGCCTGATGCTGTTCTGCCTGCGCGGGCTGAAGCCGGACGTGGTGTGGAGCGAGCGGCTGCTGAAAACCTCGTTCTGGTCGCTCAACATCGGCCTGGCCGGCATGGCCGCGTTCACCCTGCTGCCGCTGGGCATCCTCCAGCTCATCGCCGCGATCGACCACGGCTACTGGTACGCGCGCTCGGCCGAGTTCATGCAGCAGCCGATCGTGGACCTGCTGGTGTGGATGCGGGTGCCGGCCGACACGTTGTTCAGCGTCGGCGCGCTGGCCCTGGCCTGGTTCGTGTTCCGGTTGTGGGTGGCGCCGAAGCGGGAGGCGCCGGTGCCGTCGGCCACCGCGGTCGCCGCGGCGGCGGCGATCGTGCCGAAGCACTGA
- a CDS encoding nitrate/nitrite transporter encodes MLSAFLYFDLSFMVWYLLGPMQVQIAQALALDTQQRALMVAVPILCGAVLRLFLGLLADRIGAKRTGVLAQIVVIAALLAAWRLGVHSLGQALLLGVMLGVAGASFAVALPLASRWYPPEHQGTAMGIAGAGNSGTVLAALFAPALAAAFGFQNVFGLAAIPLLLVLAIFVACAKDAPVPVPRKTLGDYARVLVGNRDSWWFMFFYAITFGGFVGFASALPGYFHDQFGFEPKLAGWATAACVLAGSVMRPVGGVIADRIGGTRTLQMVYAAVTVLVATAALGIGGAAATVALFVATLLCLGAGNGAVFQLVPQRFGAEIGLMTGLIGMAGGVGGFLLAAGLGVVKQNLGSYALGLWLFAGVTLAASLCLVGVKQRWRLHWAAAGEVRV; translated from the coding sequence CTGCTGTCGGCGTTCCTGTACTTCGACCTGAGCTTCATGGTCTGGTACCTGCTCGGCCCGATGCAGGTGCAGATCGCGCAGGCGCTGGCGCTGGACACCCAGCAGCGCGCGCTGATGGTGGCCGTGCCGATCCTGTGCGGCGCGGTGCTGCGCTTGTTCCTGGGCCTGCTCGCCGACCGCATCGGTGCCAAGCGCACCGGCGTGCTCGCCCAGATCGTGGTGATCGCCGCGCTGCTGGCCGCCTGGCGGCTGGGCGTGCACAGCCTGGGCCAGGCGCTGCTGCTGGGCGTGATGCTGGGCGTGGCCGGCGCCTCGTTCGCGGTGGCGCTGCCGCTGGCCTCGCGCTGGTATCCGCCCGAGCACCAGGGCACGGCGATGGGGATCGCCGGTGCCGGCAACTCCGGCACCGTGCTCGCCGCGCTGTTCGCGCCGGCGCTGGCCGCCGCGTTCGGCTTCCAGAACGTGTTCGGCCTGGCCGCGATCCCGCTGCTGCTGGTGCTGGCGATCTTCGTCGCCTGCGCGAAGGACGCGCCGGTGCCGGTGCCGCGCAAGACCCTGGGCGATTACGCGCGGGTGCTGGTCGGCAACCGCGACTCGTGGTGGTTCATGTTCTTCTACGCGATCACCTTCGGCGGCTTCGTCGGCTTCGCCAGCGCGCTGCCGGGCTATTTCCACGACCAGTTCGGTTTCGAGCCGAAGCTCGCCGGCTGGGCCACCGCCGCCTGCGTGCTGGCCGGCTCGGTGATGCGCCCGGTCGGCGGCGTGATCGCCGACCGCATCGGCGGAACGCGCACATTGCAGATGGTCTACGCCGCGGTCACCGTGTTGGTGGCCACCGCCGCGCTGGGCATCGGCGGCGCGGCGGCGACGGTGGCCCTGTTCGTGGCCACGCTGTTGTGCCTGGGCGCCGGCAACGGCGCGGTGTTCCAGCTGGTGCCGCAGCGCTTCGGCGCCGAGATCGGGTTGATGACCGGCCTGATCGGCATGGCCGGCGGCGTCGGCGGCTTCCTGCTCGCCGCCGGGCTGGGCGTGGTCAAGCAGAACCTGGGTTCCTACGCGCTCGGCCTGTGGCTGTTCGCCGGCGTGACCCTCGCCGCCTCGCTGTGCCTGGTGGGGGTCAAGCAGCGTTGGCGCCTGCACTGGGCGGCGGCGGGCGAGGTGCGGGTCTGA
- a CDS encoding GNAT family N-acetyltransferase, whose amino-acid sequence MDMQIAIDPLTGPEIAALLREHLDEMHRISPPESVHALELSRLRVPDITFWSAWHDGTLVGCAALRELGGWHGEIKSMRTIAAYRGRGVATALMRRILDEARQRGYRRLSLETGTQPEFAPARVLYQRFGFAPCGPFAHYVEDPCSAFMTRALPDQHNGNP is encoded by the coding sequence ATGGACATGCAGATCGCGATCGATCCGCTGACCGGTCCGGAGATCGCCGCGCTGCTGCGCGAGCACCTGGACGAGATGCATCGCATCTCGCCCCCGGAAAGCGTCCACGCGCTGGAGCTGTCGCGGCTGCGGGTGCCGGACATCACCTTCTGGAGCGCCTGGCACGACGGCACGCTGGTGGGTTGCGCGGCCCTGCGCGAACTGGGCGGCTGGCATGGCGAGATCAAGTCGATGCGCACCATCGCCGCGTACCGCGGCCGCGGCGTGGCCACGGCGCTGATGCGGCGCATCCTGGACGAGGCGCGCCAGCGCGGCTATCGCCGGCTGAGCCTGGAGACCGGAACCCAGCCGGAATTCGCGCCGGCCCGCGTCCTCTACCAACGCTTCGGCTTCGCGCCGTGCGGACCGTTCGCCCACTACGTCGAAGACCCGTGCAGCGCGTTCATGACCCGCGCGCTGCCGGACCAGCACAACGGGAACCCCTGA
- the hemN gene encoding oxygen-independent coproporphyrinogen III oxidase, whose translation MATLSALFDPQLLQRYDVPGPRYTSYPTAPQFSSGFGEAELRQVAAATNGDPIPRPISLYLHIPFCTSPCFYCGCNRIITRDATRGAAYLTRLYREIDLAAAMFDRDRDVEQVHFGGGTPNFLSPEQIAEALDVLRRHFRFAAGERMDCSIELDPRFITPAEVGQLAQAGFNRASLGVQDFDPVVQQAVNRVQGVEQTLGIIEACREHGFRSVNVDLIYGLPKQTLEGFSRTLDITLQARPDRLAIYGYAHLPNLFRPQQRIHAEDLPSPEAKLDLLRLAIDRLGAAGYQYIGMDHFALPDDELARAQREGGLHRNFMGYTTHAESDLVGLGVSAISHIGASFSQNPRDLPGWEQAIDAGRLPVWRGMHLDEDDVIRADVIQALMCHGELDFDALGRRHVIDFRAYFGDALARLVPLQDDGLVELDRRGLHATSRGRLLLRIIAMCFDRYLTPAANGSSAQGQNEAASPRYSRTV comes from the coding sequence ATGGCCACCCTGTCCGCCCTTTTCGACCCGCAGCTGCTCCAGCGCTACGACGTGCCGGGGCCGCGCTACACCTCCTACCCGACCGCGCCGCAGTTCAGCTCCGGCTTCGGCGAGGCCGAGTTGCGCCAGGTCGCCGCCGCCACCAACGGCGATCCGATCCCGCGCCCGATCTCGCTGTACCTGCACATCCCGTTCTGCACCAGCCCGTGCTTCTACTGCGGCTGCAACCGGATCATCACCCGCGATGCCACCCGCGGCGCGGCCTACCTCACCCGCCTGTACCGCGAGATCGACCTGGCCGCGGCGATGTTCGACCGCGACCGCGACGTGGAACAGGTCCATTTCGGCGGCGGCACGCCCAACTTCCTCTCCCCGGAGCAGATCGCCGAGGCGCTGGACGTGCTTCGCCGCCATTTCCGCTTCGCCGCGGGCGAGCGCATGGACTGCTCGATCGAACTGGACCCGCGCTTCATCACCCCGGCCGAGGTCGGCCAGCTGGCGCAGGCCGGCTTCAACCGCGCCAGCCTGGGCGTGCAGGATTTCGACCCGGTGGTGCAGCAGGCGGTCAACCGCGTGCAGGGCGTGGAGCAGACCCTGGGGATCATCGAGGCCTGTCGCGAGCACGGCTTCCGCTCGGTCAACGTCGACCTGATCTACGGCCTGCCCAAGCAGACGCTCGAAGGCTTCTCCCGCACCCTGGACATCACCCTGCAGGCGCGGCCGGACCGGCTGGCGATCTACGGCTATGCGCACCTGCCGAACCTGTTCCGCCCGCAGCAGCGCATCCACGCCGAAGACCTGCCCTCGCCGGAAGCCAAGCTCGACCTGCTGCGCCTGGCGATCGACCGGCTCGGCGCAGCCGGCTACCAGTACATCGGCATGGACCACTTCGCCCTGCCCGATGACGAGCTGGCCCGCGCCCAGCGCGAGGGCGGCCTGCATCGCAACTTCATGGGCTACACCACCCACGCCGAGAGCGACCTGGTCGGCCTGGGCGTGAGCGCGATCAGCCACATCGGCGCCAGCTTCAGCCAGAACCCGCGCGACCTGCCCGGCTGGGAGCAGGCGATCGACGCCGGCCGGCTGCCGGTGTGGCGCGGCATGCACCTGGACGAGGACGACGTGATCCGCGCCGACGTGATCCAGGCGCTGATGTGCCACGGCGAACTGGACTTCGATGCGCTCGGCCGCCGCCACGTGATCGATTTCCGCGCCTACTTCGGCGATGCGCTGGCGCGGCTGGTGCCGCTGCAGGACGACGGCCTGGTCGAACTCGATCGACGCGGTCTTCACGCGACCTCGCGCGGCCGCCTGCTGCTGCGTATCATCGCCATGTGCTTCGACCGCTACCTCACGCCAGCCGCCAACGGATCGTCCGCCCAAGGGCAGAACGAGGCGGCATCGCCCCGGTACTCGCGCACCGTCTGA
- a CDS encoding helix-turn-helix domain-containing protein: protein MSPQTVFPRSGPAVMADDGDALTFCSTCAFSQACLSEGMDKSALMDLHVLVEHVGPLHPGEHVFREGDPFTAIAAVRAGTVKTYQIDRNGHEQVLGFHLPGEVIGLNAIHGDRYPCNAVALDTVMLCRFSFPKIALLATRLPNLQQHLFRLMSRDIGVASLFARDNTADERMAAFLIGLSRRLAARGFSPRRFQLTMSRTDIANYLRQAPETVSRVLRRFEQEGLLHIKQRDVEIVDMARLEALALAVLRD from the coding sequence ATGAGTCCGCAGACCGTGTTCCCGCGCAGCGGGCCGGCCGTGATGGCCGACGACGGCGACGCGCTGACCTTCTGCTCGACCTGCGCGTTCTCCCAGGCCTGCCTGTCCGAGGGCATGGACAAGAGCGCGCTGATGGACCTGCACGTGCTGGTCGAGCATGTCGGCCCGCTGCATCCGGGCGAGCACGTGTTCCGCGAGGGCGACCCGTTCACCGCGATCGCTGCGGTCCGCGCCGGTACAGTCAAGACCTACCAGATCGACCGCAACGGGCACGAACAGGTGCTGGGCTTCCACCTGCCCGGCGAGGTGATCGGCCTGAACGCGATCCACGGCGACCGCTACCCATGCAATGCGGTGGCGCTGGACACGGTGATGCTGTGCCGGTTCTCGTTCCCCAAGATCGCGCTGCTGGCCACGCGCCTGCCCAACCTGCAGCAGCACCTGTTCCGGCTGATGAGCCGCGACATCGGCGTGGCCTCGCTGTTCGCGCGCGACAACACCGCCGACGAGCGCATGGCCGCGTTCCTGATCGGGCTGTCGCGGCGTCTCGCCGCGCGCGGTTTCTCGCCGCGCCGGTTCCAGCTGACCATGTCGCGCACCGACATCGCCAACTACCTGCGCCAGGCGCCGGAAACCGTGAGCCGCGTGCTGCGCCGCTTCGAGCAGGAAGGCCTGCTGCACATCAAGCAGCGCGACGTGGAGATCGTGGACATGGCGCGGCTGGAAGCGCTGGCGCTGGCGGTGCTGCGGGACTGA
- a CDS encoding LysR family transcriptional regulator — protein MSIKLRQLSHILALEEYGSFSRAAASLHISQPALSRSIQALEGQIGAPLFLREGHGVVPTDLGRVLIEDARQITRMADDLHERLLGNPVVTCHELSIGAGPFPAEALVGRAVAAFIGAHPRCKVRVEVRNWDELLPRLRNHELDLFVAETSTLEHERDLRVEPLSRHPLYFLARAGHPLAGQPYPGLGGILRHPLAALARIPPRLLEPALAALSRSVAEPVQTEAFPALLCSDHSLVKRTVCGSDAIMVSSLACVARELERGELVVLGTEPWLQLNYGMVTLGSRLAANTAVQDFRARLIEAEKAVQEEEQRLASRWVPGKAAA, from the coding sequence ATGTCGATAAAACTCCGGCAACTCAGTCACATACTGGCGCTCGAGGAGTACGGCAGCTTCAGCCGGGCGGCCGCGTCCCTGCATATCAGCCAGCCCGCGCTGTCGCGCAGCATCCAGGCGCTGGAAGGTCAGATCGGCGCGCCGCTGTTCCTGCGCGAGGGCCACGGCGTGGTGCCGACGGACCTGGGCCGGGTGCTGATCGAGGATGCGCGGCAGATCACGCGCATGGCCGACGACCTGCACGAGCGGCTGCTCGGCAACCCGGTGGTCACCTGCCATGAGCTTTCGATCGGAGCCGGTCCCTTTCCGGCGGAAGCCCTGGTCGGCCGTGCCGTGGCCGCCTTCATCGGCGCGCACCCGCGCTGCAAGGTGCGGGTGGAGGTGCGCAACTGGGACGAACTGCTGCCGCGGCTGAGGAACCACGAGCTCGACCTGTTCGTCGCCGAGACCAGCACGCTGGAGCACGAGCGCGACCTGCGGGTCGAGCCGCTGTCGCGGCATCCGCTGTACTTCCTGGCGCGTGCCGGGCATCCGCTCGCGGGCCAGCCGTATCCGGGCCTGGGCGGGATCCTGCGCCATCCGCTCGCGGCCCTGGCCCGGATCCCGCCGCGCCTGCTGGAGCCCGCGCTGGCGGCGCTGTCCCGTTCCGTCGCCGAGCCGGTGCAGACCGAGGCGTTTCCCGCGCTGCTGTGCAGCGACCATTCGCTGGTCAAGCGGACCGTGTGCGGCTCCGACGCGATCATGGTCAGCAGCCTGGCCTGCGTCGCCCGGGAGCTGGAGCGAGGGGAGCTGGTCGTCCTCGGGACCGAGCCGTGGCTGCAGCTCAACTACGGCATGGTGACGCTGGGCAGCCGGCTCGCGGCGAACACCGCCGTCCAGGATTTCCGTGCCCGGCTGATCGAGGCGGAGAAGGCGGTCCAGGAGGAGGAGCAGCGCCTGGCCTCGCGCTGGGTGCCGGGAAAGGCGGCGGCCTAG
- a CDS encoding CopD family copper resistance protein, whose protein sequence is MLQPGDDARDLIPVKAPGDDPRHAAGMAYLLLLLVHLLAAMAFAGTVLFEVLFLPGVRRRLPAAAGLRLEAAFAERARRIMPWVLLALYAAGLGLAWHHRGALARPLDSAFALLLVVKIALAASVFGHFLWAMVQQRRGRLDGPRSRRLHRSVLLHVLAIVVLAKAMFHL, encoded by the coding sequence ATGCTTCAGCCAGGTGACGATGCGCGCGACCTGATCCCGGTCAAGGCGCCTGGCGACGACCCGCGCCACGCTGCCGGCATGGCCTACCTGCTGCTCCTGCTCGTGCACCTGCTGGCCGCGATGGCGTTCGCCGGCACGGTGCTGTTCGAGGTGCTGTTCCTGCCCGGGGTGCGCCGGCGGTTGCCGGCGGCGGCGGGACTGCGGCTGGAGGCGGCGTTCGCCGAGCGCGCGCGCCGGATCATGCCCTGGGTGCTGCTGGCGCTGTACGCGGCCGGGCTGGGCCTGGCCTGGCACCACCGCGGCGCGCTGGCGCGCCCGCTGGACAGCGCCTTCGCCCTGCTGCTGGTGGTCAAGATCGCGCTGGCGGCCAGCGTGTTCGGCCATTTCCTGTGGGCGATGGTCCAGCAGCGGCGTGGCCGCCTGGACGGGCCACGCTCGCGGCGCCTGCACCGCAGCGTGCTGCTGCACGTGCTGGCCATCGTGGTGCTGGCCAAGGCGATGTTCCACCTGTAG